From one Acidibrevibacterium fodinaquatile genomic stretch:
- the hemF gene encoding oxygen-dependent coproporphyrinogen oxidase, which translates to MVTPLPHHALQEPARVWFEALRTRICAAFEAIEDEADTADAPPGRFHAKRWRRLSESDANGGDDGGGGEMRLMHGRVFEKVGVNVSTVWGEFSPDFAAQIPGAAADRRFWASGISLVAHMRSPHVPAVHMNTRLIVTTEGWFAGGADITPAAPESAAAKADAAAFHDRLRAACDAFDPDYYPRFKDWCDRYFYLPHRGERRGLGGIFYDHLRSDDAARDFAFTRAVGEAFLDIYPAIVRRRMHASWTPSEREHLLIRRGRYVEFNLLYDRGTLFGLKTGGNIEAILMSLPPEVRWP; encoded by the coding sequence ATGGTCACCCCCCTCCCCCATCACGCCCTGCAAGAGCCCGCCCGCGTTTGGTTCGAGGCGCTGCGCACGCGGATTTGCGCCGCCTTTGAGGCGATCGAGGACGAGGCCGATACCGCCGATGCCCCTCCCGGCCGCTTCCATGCCAAACGCTGGCGCCGCCTGTCTGAGAGCGACGCCAATGGCGGCGATGATGGCGGCGGCGGCGAAATGCGGCTCATGCATGGGCGGGTGTTCGAAAAGGTCGGGGTCAACGTCTCCACCGTCTGGGGCGAATTCAGCCCCGATTTCGCGGCACAGATTCCGGGCGCCGCCGCAGACCGGCGTTTTTGGGCAAGCGGGATCAGCCTGGTCGCCCATATGCGAAGCCCGCACGTGCCGGCGGTGCATATGAACACGCGCTTGATCGTCACCACCGAGGGGTGGTTTGCGGGCGGCGCCGATATCACCCCCGCGGCCCCCGAGAGCGCGGCCGCCAAAGCCGACGCGGCAGCGTTTCATGACCGCCTGCGCGCCGCCTGCGACGCGTTCGATCCTGATTACTATCCGCGCTTCAAAGACTGGTGCGACCGGTATTTTTACCTGCCCCATCGTGGCGAGCGGCGCGGCCTCGGCGGCATTTTCTATGACCATTTGCGAAGCGACGACGCGGCGCGTGATTTCGCCTTCACGCGCGCGGTCGGCGAGGCATTCCTCGATATTTACCCCGCGATCGTCCGCCGCCGCATGCATGCCTCGTGGACGCCGTCCGAGCGCGAGCACTTGCTCATCCGCCGCGGCCGCTATGTCGAATTCAATCTGCTTTACGATCGTGGCACCCTGTTCGGCCTGAAAACCGGGGGCAATATCGAGGCGATTCTGATGAGCCTCCCCCCCGAAGTTCGCTGGCCTTAG
- a CDS encoding glycoside hydrolase family 71/99-like protein yields the protein MQFSFLTRGMICGLAIFAGFLLALAPVAASAGGAVDASSLDHKLILGYQGWFACPGDPATGGHWVHWFDGTAPTVDLLPAIDELTVAERCATALKTPAGAPVFVYSAQNPATVDRHFQWLRHYGLDGVALQRFGVALREPQARTLIDRVLANVQAAAVANGRIFFVMYDLSGLADDDLGVIAADWHRLAADGLTASPAYARHRGHPVLALWGLGFPDRPITPGGAAMLLAALRRESAAFGGVTLLGGVPAGWRTHDFDASHDPGWDAVYRQFDIISPWAVGRYGDDRGAALFAATRIAPDIVALRGTGIDYMPVIFPGFSWHHLMDARHAPGPHPLNAIPRRCGWFFWHQVL from the coding sequence ATGCAATTTTCTTTTCTGACGCGAGGCATGATCTGTGGTCTCGCGATCTTTGCGGGCTTTCTCCTCGCACTGGCGCCCGTCGCCGCCAGCGCTGGTGGCGCGGTCGATGCGAGCAGCCTCGATCATAAGCTCATTCTCGGCTATCAGGGGTGGTTTGCCTGCCCCGGCGATCCGGCCACCGGCGGGCACTGGGTGCACTGGTTCGACGGCACCGCGCCGACGGTCGATCTGCTGCCAGCAATCGACGAGCTGACCGTCGCGGAGCGCTGCGCGACCGCACTGAAAACCCCGGCGGGGGCGCCGGTTTTCGTCTATTCGGCGCAAAATCCGGCAACGGTCGATCGCCATTTTCAATGGCTGCGGCACTATGGCCTGGATGGTGTTGCGTTGCAGCGCTTCGGGGTTGCGCTGCGCGAGCCGCAGGCGCGGACGTTGATCGACCGGGTTCTCGCCAATGTCCAAGCGGCGGCGGTGGCGAACGGGCGGATTTTCTTCGTGATGTATGATCTCTCGGGGCTCGCGGATGATGATCTCGGGGTGATTGCCGCGGATTGGCATCGGCTCGCAGCCGATGGTCTGACCGCAAGCCCAGCCTATGCCCGTCATCGCGGCCATCCGGTGCTGGCGCTCTGGGGGCTCGGCTTTCCCGATCGTCCGATCACGCCGGGTGGGGCGGCGATGCTGCTTGCCGCACTCCGGCGCGAGAGTGCTGCGTTCGGCGGGGTGACATTGCTCGGCGGCGTGCCGGCGGGATGGCGGACGCATGATTTCGATGCAAGCCACGATCCCGGCTGGGACGCGGTTTATCGTCAGTTCGATATCATCAGCCCCTGGGCGGTTGGGCGCTATGGCGATGATCGCGGCGCCGCGCTGTTTGCCGCGACCCGCATCGCCCCGGATATCGTCGCGCTGCGGGGGACCGGGATCGACTATATGCCGGTGATATTTCCGGGATTTTCCTGGCATCATCTGATGGACGCGCGCCATGCGCCGGGGCCGCATCCATTGAATGCTATTCCCCGGCGCTGTGGCTGGTTCTTCTGGCATCAGGTCTTATAA
- the petA gene encoding ubiquinol-cytochrome c reductase iron-sulfur subunit: protein MMADTAAHSSHSGAGHSGAGHGPGDGATKRDFLKMVAGAGALVGAGAIAWPLIDSMNPSQDVLALSSVEVNLAPIAEGSGITVLWQGKPIFVRHRTAAEIKAAEDVKLSDLIEPQADADRVKAGHAQWIVLIGICTHLGCIPLGNKPTDPRGEWGGWFCPCHGSQYDTSGRVRHGPAPLNLYLPPYAFENDTKIKIG from the coding sequence ATGATGGCCGATACCGCCGCTCACTCCTCTCATTCTGGTGCAGGTCATTCCGGCGCTGGGCATGGACCGGGAGATGGCGCCACTAAGCGCGATTTCCTGAAAATGGTCGCCGGCGCCGGCGCCCTGGTCGGGGCCGGGGCGATCGCCTGGCCGCTGATCGACAGCATGAACCCGTCCCAGGACGTGCTCGCGCTCTCCTCGGTCGAGGTCAATCTGGCGCCGATCGCCGAGGGCTCAGGCATCACCGTTCTGTGGCAGGGCAAGCCGATCTTCGTCCGCCATCGCACCGCCGCCGAAATCAAGGCGGCGGAAGACGTCAAGCTCAGCGATCTGATCGAACCGCAAGCCGACGCCGACCGCGTCAAGGCCGGGCATGCGCAATGGATCGTCCTGATCGGCATCTGCACCCATCTCGGCTGCATTCCGCTCGGCAACAAGCCGACCGATCCGCGCGGCGAATGGGGGGGCTGGTTCTGCCCGTGCCATGGCAGCCAGTACGACACTTCGGGCCGGGTGCGGCACGGGCCGGCGCCGCTCAACCTTTATTTGCCGCCATACGCCTTTGAGAATGACACCAAAATCAAGATCGGCTGA